The following are from one region of the Verrucomicrobiaceae bacterium genome:
- the gatB gene encoding Asp-tRNA(Asn)/Glu-tRNA(Gln) amidotransferase subunit GatB, whose protein sequence is MPKYILTIGLEVHAQLTTRSKMFCACPVEYGAEPNTHTCPTCLGLPGALPVLNKAAIEKTLLTGLMLGCTTPETVKWDRKNYFYPDMPKNYQISQFDLPLCIGGGVPLYDLSYPKDAQKTIANPGKVVKLTRIHLEEDVAKSTHHEKFTTIDFNRAGTPLMEIVSDPDIDSAEEAVAYLSSLRQILLYGGVSDADMEKGQMRCDVNISVRPEGQTELGSKIELKNINSMSAVRRAIKYETERQIDCLERGEKLIQSTRRWDDDCGETTLMRTKEDAHDYRYFPDPDLLPVRTADLLASVRPQVPELPHEKRSRFEREYGCSAYDASVLSSEQALAAWYESAVAADTAVPAKKIANWVINDLLGALNDRSLSITECPIQPTALSALVSTVESGKISNNQAKEVFAEMLDTGKPAAEIIKAKGFEQVSDTGALEAIVEQILAANPDKVAEVKGGNEKAMNWFTGQAMKASQGKANPKMVTEIVRKKVLG, encoded by the coding sequence ATGCCCAAATACATCCTCACCATCGGTCTCGAAGTCCACGCGCAGCTCACCACTCGCAGCAAGATGTTCTGCGCATGCCCAGTCGAGTACGGTGCCGAGCCGAACACCCACACCTGCCCCACTTGCCTGGGCCTGCCGGGGGCGCTGCCGGTCCTGAATAAGGCAGCTATTGAAAAAACCCTCCTCACCGGGCTCATGCTCGGCTGCACCACGCCCGAGACGGTGAAGTGGGATCGCAAAAACTACTTCTACCCCGACATGCCGAAAAACTACCAGATCAGCCAGTTTGATCTGCCGCTCTGCATCGGTGGTGGCGTGCCTCTTTATGACCTGAGCTACCCCAAAGATGCCCAAAAGACCATCGCCAACCCTGGCAAGGTCGTAAAGCTCACCCGCATCCATTTAGAAGAAGACGTGGCCAAATCCACTCACCACGAAAAATTCACCACCATCGACTTCAACCGTGCTGGCACGCCGCTCATGGAAATCGTCAGCGATCCAGACATCGACAGCGCAGAGGAGGCTGTGGCCTACCTCAGCAGCCTGCGCCAGATCCTGCTCTATGGTGGCGTCAGTGATGCGGACATGGAAAAGGGCCAGATGCGCTGTGACGTGAACATTTCTGTCCGTCCAGAGGGCCAAACAGAACTCGGCTCCAAGATCGAGCTCAAAAACATCAATTCCATGTCCGCCGTCCGCCGTGCCATCAAATACGAGACGGAGCGCCAGATCGACTGCCTCGAGCGTGGTGAAAAGCTCATCCAGAGCACCCGACGCTGGGATGATGACTGTGGTGAGACCACGCTCATGCGCACCAAAGAGGACGCCCATGACTACCGCTACTTCCCAGATCCTGATCTGCTGCCTGTGCGCACCGCAGACCTCCTCGCGAGCGTGCGCCCCCAGGTGCCCGAGCTCCCGCATGAGAAGCGCAGCCGCTTCGAGCGTGAGTACGGCTGCTCCGCCTATGACGCCAGCGTCTTGAGCAGTGAGCAAGCACTCGCCGCCTGGTATGAAAGCGCCGTCGCCGCAGACACAGCCGTCCCGGCCAAAAAAATCGCCAACTGGGTCATCAACGACCTCCTCGGTGCCCTCAATGATCGCAGCCTCAGCATCACCGAGTGCCCCATCCAGCCCACAGCACTCAGCGCCCTCGTTTCCACCGTCGAATCCGGCAAAATCAGCAACAATCAGGCGAAGGAAGTCTTTGCCGAGATGCTCGATACCGGCAAACCCGCCGCCGAGATCATCAAAGCCAAAGGCTTCGAGCAAGTCAGCGACACGGGAGCCCTGGAAGCCATCGTCGAGCAAATCCTCGCCGCCAATCCGGACAAAGTCGCCGAGGTCAAAGGCGGCAATGAGAAAGCCATGAACTGGTTCACCGGTCAGGCCATGAAGGCCAGCCAAGGCAAAGCAAACCCCAAGATGGTCACCGAAATCGTGCGAAAAAAAGTCCTCGGGTGA
- a CDS encoding Gfo/Idh/MocA family oxidoreductase: MLTPTRRRFFEDSLMAAAAVALPKTLLGADTASVSANEKITAAIIGCGIRGKAHARELARLAECDVAYVCDPDLDRADEVGALLVELKRSMPKKVQDLRKVLEDKAVDVVFIATPNHWHALAAIWAMLAGKDVYVEKPVSQNVEEGRRIVQVARKLGRIAQTGTQNRSRGALAEAVKFMREGKLGEVKLAKSIIYSGRGSIGGPAECVMPPRCDYDLWAGPAPMTKLTRPKFHYDWHWFWDTGNGEIGNNNVHSLDICRWGLGVTGLGRSVLSYGGRLGYTDVAETPNTQVGIFDFGDKTIVSETRGHKTAPFHPTIKSMWFFYGSEGIIADTSLFDPKGNLVRAFEGKSENHFANFLRAVRSRKHTDLAADIEEGHQSTALCHIANISYRLGSETSVNAISKRLGDMKAHENVQDTLERTKHYLAEAGVDLDKTQLKLGQHLRIDGDKEAFLDDAAANALLTREYRAPFVVPKLSEI, encoded by the coding sequence ATGCTCACACCCACACGCCGACGCTTTTTTGAAGACTCGCTCATGGCCGCTGCGGCGGTCGCTTTGCCGAAAACTCTGCTGGGGGCCGATACGGCATCGGTTTCAGCTAACGAGAAGATCACTGCGGCGATCATCGGCTGTGGCATTCGTGGCAAAGCACATGCGAGGGAGCTGGCACGGCTCGCTGAGTGCGATGTGGCGTATGTTTGCGATCCCGATCTCGACCGGGCGGATGAGGTCGGCGCATTGCTGGTCGAATTGAAGCGGTCGATGCCGAAGAAGGTGCAGGATTTGCGCAAAGTGCTCGAAGACAAGGCGGTGGATGTCGTCTTCATCGCCACGCCGAACCACTGGCATGCGCTCGCCGCGATCTGGGCGATGCTGGCGGGCAAGGATGTCTATGTCGAGAAGCCCGTGAGCCAGAATGTCGAGGAAGGCCGCCGCATCGTGCAGGTGGCGCGGAAGCTGGGCCGCATCGCGCAAACAGGAACGCAGAACCGCTCGCGCGGTGCTTTGGCGGAGGCGGTGAAATTTATGCGCGAGGGTAAATTGGGCGAGGTGAAGCTGGCAAAGAGCATCATCTATAGTGGACGCGGCAGCATCGGCGGCCCGGCAGAGTGCGTGATGCCGCCGCGCTGCGATTACGACCTGTGGGCCGGCCCCGCGCCGATGACGAAGCTCACGCGGCCGAAGTTCCACTACGACTGGCATTGGTTTTGGGACACCGGCAACGGGGAGATCGGCAACAACAACGTCCACTCGCTGGACATCTGCCGCTGGGGCCTCGGTGTGACTGGCCTAGGCCGCAGCGTGCTGAGCTACGGTGGCCGCCTCGGCTACACGGATGTCGCCGAGACGCCCAATACGCAGGTCGGCATCTTCGACTTTGGCGACAAGACAATCGTCTCTGAAACTCGTGGCCACAAAACCGCGCCGTTTCATCCCACGATCAAATCCATGTGGTTCTTCTACGGCAGCGAGGGGATCATCGCCGACACCAGCCTCTTTGATCCGAAAGGCAACCTCGTCCGCGCCTTTGAAGGCAAATCGGAGAACCACTTCGCCAACTTCCTCCGCGCCGTCCGCAGCCGCAAGCACACCGACCTCGCCGCCGACATCGAGGAAGGCCATCAAAGCACCGCGCTCTGCCACATCGCAAACATCTCGTACCGGCTCGGATCGGAAACCTCCGTCAATGCTATCTCGAAGCGTCTCGGTGACATGAAGGCTCACGAAAATGTGCAGGACACGCTGGAGAGAACAAAACACTACCTCGCCGAAGCCGGAGTCGATCTGGACAAAACGCAGCTCAAACTCGGCCAGCATCTCCGCATCGACGGTGACAAGGAGGCATTTCTCGACGACGCTGCTGCCAATGCCCTCCTCACCCGCGAGTATCGCGCTCCCTTTGTGGTGCCGAAGCTGAGCGAAATCTGA
- a CDS encoding sulfatase, with protein sequence MLVTMNRLLAFLLLFSIHALSAQEKRPNILWLIAEDFGPHLGCYGTREVHTPVLDALAGKGMRFTRYYTTAPVCSASRSAFNTGMFQTTIGAHNHRSHRDDGYTLPQGVRLISDRMREAGYFTANVRELPAEAGFKGTGKTDWNFSAPKQAFDSEVWDDLKAHQPFYAQINFQETHRTFHGEPLADPAKVEVPPYYPEHEITRKDWAQYLDAASALDAKIGKIMALLKRDGLLENTVVCFVGDNGAAHVRAKQFVYEEGLWVPFILSWPTGLPAPSGYETGKVSDRLLMSIDLTATTLSWAGVPKPVGMQGQVFMGAQAEAPHEYVFGARDRCDMTVFRLRSVRDARYRYIHNFTPDRPFLQHNEYKEKQYPVWNLIKELAAQNKLTPEQAALAAPTMPEEELYDLETDPHQIHNLVNSNTPEHRATLERLRDVLDGWIEQTQDQGRVPESAEVIRRASEAKPSAAQGKKKAKKQK encoded by the coding sequence ATGCTGGTGACAATGAACCGTCTATTGGCCTTCCTGTTGCTCTTTTCCATCCACGCTTTGTCTGCCCAGGAAAAGCGTCCAAATATCCTCTGGCTCATCGCGGAGGATTTTGGGCCGCATTTGGGGTGTTATGGCACGCGTGAGGTGCATACGCCGGTGCTAGACGCTCTAGCGGGGAAAGGGATGCGCTTCACGCGCTACTACACCACGGCACCCGTGTGCTCGGCGAGCCGTAGTGCCTTCAATACGGGCATGTTTCAGACCACGATCGGTGCGCATAATCACCGCAGTCATCGCGATGATGGCTATACCCTGCCTCAAGGTGTGCGGCTGATCAGTGATCGGATGCGCGAGGCGGGCTACTTCACAGCGAACGTGCGTGAGCTCCCTGCGGAGGCTGGTTTTAAAGGCACCGGAAAGACAGACTGGAATTTTTCCGCGCCAAAGCAGGCGTTTGATTCCGAAGTGTGGGATGATCTGAAGGCGCACCAGCCTTTCTATGCACAGATTAATTTCCAAGAGACTCACCGCACCTTTCATGGTGAGCCGCTCGCTGATCCCGCGAAGGTGGAGGTACCGCCATATTACCCCGAGCACGAGATCACTCGTAAGGACTGGGCGCAGTATCTGGACGCCGCCAGTGCCCTGGATGCAAAAATCGGCAAAATCATGGCCCTGCTGAAGCGTGATGGCCTACTGGAGAATACGGTCGTCTGCTTTGTCGGCGACAATGGCGCGGCCCATGTGCGTGCGAAGCAGTTCGTCTATGAAGAGGGTCTGTGGGTGCCCTTTATCCTGAGCTGGCCGACTGGCCTGCCTGCTCCATCGGGCTATGAGACGGGCAAAGTGAGTGATCGGCTACTCATGAGCATCGACCTGACCGCAACGACGCTTTCCTGGGCTGGCGTGCCCAAGCCTGTCGGCATGCAAGGGCAGGTTTTTATGGGCGCACAGGCAGAGGCTCCGCATGAGTATGTTTTTGGTGCCAGGGATCGCTGTGATATGACTGTTTTCCGCCTACGCAGCGTGCGTGATGCACGCTATCGCTACATCCATAACTTCACGCCAGACCGACCCTTTTTGCAGCACAATGAGTACAAGGAAAAGCAGTATCCCGTGTGGAATCTCATCAAAGAACTCGCCGCGCAAAACAAGCTCACGCCTGAGCAAGCCGCGCTAGCCGCCCCAACCATGCCAGAGGAAGAACTCTACGATCTGGAGACGGACCCGCATCAGATACACAACCTCGTCAACTCCAACACCCCAGAACATCGCGCCACACTGGAGCGGCTGCGAGATGTGCTAGACGGCTGGATCGAGCAAACACAGGATCAAGGCCGTGTGCCAGAGTCTGCAGAGGTCATCCGCCGGGCGAGTGAGGCGAAACCCAGTGCGGCCCAGGGAAAAAAGAAGGCGAAGAAGCAAAAGTGA
- a CDS encoding ATP-binding cassette domain-containing protein — translation MSADTRPNVSKNAVSSGKALLDRLMAAVEKLGAKKSLGSPATANTMLPVLIEVFAAFSKLEGQIEEEDVESSLGYLRYDYPEAIYADMRRLYFEALQQPQDLTQRAKELSRTLTQEQKILLGVQLYLLISRGQQNQRQMVEFYLFMTNLGIAAQSIDIVYQLNAGDKPPEEGFDSKGGQPLETLRIASQPPSDVLLRSLPKERSVVAFRFQNLVLLKNTGTADILVRSRRQSPGEFCRLYPGERVVLGDVTLDYNDLVSYFNAKKTLTGSQIYLTITEDGDAEIAPQRGRGTHLRLSFGLGVTVEALRTTPATLNGTLLSSGTKIEASIEDKLIAHGEVEIALRDLRTRAQEYGGQFRLEGSRNTYLVSNKPELLDEGGILLSDDTDGEILLRIECNYSQKTGVLEVLRSSRPIYVGQVPVRDRFTLHDGDTITLGEGQYLRCHFSDRIIEEERNIVRQLEVRELQHRFDSRDTALDGISFLARRGEMICVMGPSGCGKSTLLRVLGGQLKPRGGEVLMNGMPLYSHLEDLTPYIAYIPQEDAFDPLLKVQENLDFSVAVRCPHLKTEERRKRVEAKLAELGLADMRKRLAGTPQQKFLSGGERKRLNAGLDMIGISDVYLFDEPTSGLSSKDSEHVLEIIRNLARNKIVIISIHQPSMRLLKMFDKAVMLDRGGKMAYHGTPQGMLEYFWRVYQTETGHGLDAAGAPPDNLTADFVFDVLETPLRDISGDIIHERSPDGHLVASRRFPPNFWRDSYQRHLIMESMAKQQAAPGSTNLIARPRDKTGTATGTRGRTAPKPPKHTFREEGILFITLLQRAFLAKLRNRTNLLTTLLEAPLLAWLISSVLKYSEEAHYTFATAFHIPTYLFMSLVVAMFLGLTNSADEIIRDRHTLNRERNHNLRTFYYLSGKIITLAAFAFIQCVIYLMIGNWVLEIRDMFLIHLWWMFLTALTGGCLGLFISSIVTDSRTAVNAIPLILIPQIILGGALIKYEEMNKNLDLVYSMSRWMKTPVTEDENPSKLKVPFICQFMPLRWSYEGMIISQSKLNPLTRNQDFLDERIQALLPPRGVEMSEQQRHELDLTKQSLAVVSGLYADNPREIRKRLGSLHDAVISGRLETGFLESLQQSGEKVSAEEIYVNRKVLDLVTKAEMEREDYRRKSSPNVFFGTQKVYFDTKFNTLWINSLVILFNIGLIILAVQISLRRQLTRV, via the coding sequence ATGAGTGCCGACACTAGACCGAATGTTTCTAAAAACGCCGTTTCCTCCGGGAAGGCGTTGTTGGACCGGCTGATGGCGGCGGTGGAGAAACTGGGCGCAAAAAAAAGCCTCGGAAGCCCCGCGACGGCAAATACGATGCTGCCGGTGCTCATTGAGGTTTTTGCAGCTTTCAGCAAACTGGAGGGACAGATCGAGGAAGAGGATGTGGAGTCGAGCCTGGGCTATCTGCGCTACGATTATCCAGAGGCGATCTACGCGGACATGCGGCGTCTTTATTTTGAGGCGCTGCAGCAGCCCCAGGATCTCACGCAGCGGGCGAAGGAACTCTCACGCACTCTCACGCAAGAGCAGAAAATCCTGCTCGGCGTGCAGCTCTACCTGCTCATCTCACGCGGTCAGCAGAACCAGCGGCAGATGGTGGAGTTTTATCTCTTCATGACGAATCTGGGCATCGCTGCTCAGTCGATCGACATCGTTTATCAGCTCAATGCTGGCGATAAACCGCCGGAGGAAGGCTTTGATAGCAAAGGCGGGCAGCCACTGGAGACGCTACGCATCGCCTCTCAGCCGCCGAGTGATGTGCTGCTGCGTTCCTTGCCGAAGGAGCGCAGTGTGGTGGCCTTTCGCTTCCAAAACCTGGTGCTTTTGAAAAACACGGGCACGGCGGACATTTTGGTGCGCAGCCGTCGGCAGTCCCCAGGGGAGTTTTGCCGCCTCTATCCCGGTGAGCGTGTAGTGCTGGGGGATGTGACTCTGGATTACAATGATCTCGTCTCCTATTTCAATGCGAAGAAAACCCTCACGGGCTCGCAGATCTACCTGACGATCACGGAGGATGGCGATGCAGAGATCGCGCCGCAGCGCGGGCGTGGCACACACCTGAGGCTGAGTTTTGGACTTGGGGTGACGGTGGAGGCACTGCGCACGACACCCGCGACGCTCAATGGCACACTTTTGAGCAGTGGGACGAAGATCGAGGCCAGTATCGAGGATAAACTCATCGCGCATGGTGAGGTAGAGATCGCGCTGCGGGATCTGCGCACGCGTGCACAGGAGTATGGGGGCCAGTTCCGCCTAGAGGGCAGCCGCAATACGTATCTGGTATCGAATAAGCCAGAGCTGCTCGATGAAGGTGGAATCCTGCTGAGTGATGACACGGATGGCGAGATACTGCTGCGCATTGAGTGCAACTACTCGCAAAAAACGGGTGTGCTGGAGGTGCTGCGCTCCTCCCGCCCGATCTATGTCGGCCAGGTGCCTGTGCGTGACCGCTTCACACTGCATGATGGTGATACGATCACGCTGGGGGAGGGGCAGTATTTGCGCTGCCACTTCAGTGACCGTATTATTGAGGAGGAAAGAAACATCGTGCGCCAACTGGAGGTGCGTGAGCTGCAGCACCGGTTTGATTCACGAGACACGGCGCTGGACGGGATCAGCTTCCTAGCGCGGCGTGGGGAGATGATCTGCGTGATGGGGCCTAGTGGGTGCGGAAAGAGCACGCTGCTGCGTGTTTTGGGTGGTCAGCTCAAGCCACGCGGTGGTGAGGTGCTGATGAATGGCATGCCACTTTACAGCCATCTGGAGGACCTCACTCCGTACATCGCCTACATCCCACAGGAGGATGCTTTTGATCCCCTGCTGAAGGTGCAGGAGAATCTGGATTTCAGCGTGGCGGTGCGTTGCCCACATCTGAAAACAGAGGAGCGGCGCAAGCGTGTCGAGGCGAAACTGGCGGAACTAGGCCTGGCCGATATGCGCAAGCGCCTCGCAGGCACTCCGCAGCAAAAATTCCTCAGCGGAGGAGAAAGGAAGCGCCTCAATGCAGGCCTCGACATGATCGGCATCTCGGATGTGTATCTTTTCGACGAGCCTACCTCCGGCTTGTCCTCCAAAGACAGCGAGCATGTGCTGGAGATCATTCGGAACCTCGCCCGCAACAAAATCGTCATCATCTCCATCCATCAGCCCAGCATGCGATTGCTGAAGATGTTCGACAAAGCGGTGATGCTCGACCGAGGGGGCAAGATGGCCTATCACGGCACTCCACAGGGGATGCTGGAGTATTTCTGGCGTGTTTACCAGACGGAGACAGGGCACGGACTGGATGCAGCCGGGGCACCACCAGATAATTTAACCGCAGACTTTGTTTTCGATGTGCTGGAGACGCCGCTGCGAGACATCAGTGGCGACATCATTCATGAAAGAAGCCCAGATGGCCATCTAGTGGCATCTAGGCGCTTTCCGCCGAATTTTTGGCGCGACTCGTATCAGCGCCATCTCATCATGGAGAGCATGGCGAAGCAGCAAGCTGCGCCTGGAAGCACCAATCTCATCGCCCGGCCGCGTGATAAGACAGGCACGGCCACTGGCACACGGGGCCGCACCGCGCCGAAGCCGCCGAAACATACCTTCCGAGAGGAGGGCATCCTCTTCATCACGCTGCTCCAGCGTGCCTTCCTGGCAAAGCTGCGCAATCGCACGAATCTGCTCACCACCCTGCTGGAGGCTCCCCTCCTGGCATGGCTGATCTCCTCCGTGCTCAAGTACAGCGAGGAGGCTCACTATACCTTTGCCACGGCATTCCACATTCCGACGTATTTGTTCATGAGCCTCGTCGTGGCGATGTTTTTGGGACTCACCAATAGCGCCGATGAGATCATCCGTGATCGCCACACGCTCAATCGCGAGCGTAATCATAACCTGCGCACCTTTTACTACCTCAGTGGCAAGATCATCACACTGGCAGCCTTCGCCTTTATCCAATGCGTGATTTACCTCATGATTGGGAATTGGGTGCTGGAGATTCGTGACATGTTCCTCATCCATCTGTGGTGGATGTTTCTCACCGCGCTGACTGGGGGATGCCTGGGGCTTTTCATCAGCAGCATCGTCACGGACAGCCGCACCGCGGTGAATGCCATCCCGCTCATCTTGATCCCGCAGATCATCCTGGGAGGGGCGCTGATCAAATATGAGGAGATGAATAAAAATCTCGACCTCGTGTACTCGATGAGTCGCTGGATGAAAACGCCCGTCACCGAGGATGAAAATCCCAGTAAGCTCAAGGTGCCATTCATCTGCCAATTCATGCCGCTGCGCTGGAGCTATGAAGGCATGATCATCTCCCAATCCAAGCTCAATCCACTCACAAGAAACCAGGACTTCCTCGATGAGCGTATCCAGGCACTCCTGCCGCCGCGGGGCGTCGAAATGTCTGAGCAACAGCGCCATGAGCTTGATTTGACGAAGCAGAGCCTCGCGGTCGTCAGTGGCCTATATGCGGATAATCCGCGTGAGATCCGCAAGCGCCTAGGCTCGCTACATGATGCGGTCATCAGCGGCAGGTTGGAGACGGGCTTCCTAGAGTCCTTGCAGCAAAGCGGGGAAAAAGTCAGCGCGGAAGAAATTTACGTGAACCGTAAAGTGCTCGATCTCGTCACAAAGGCCGAGATGGAGCGCGAGGACTACCGGCGAAAATCCAGCCCAAACGTGTTCTTCGGCACTCAGAAGGTGTACTTTGACACGAAATTCAATACCTTGTGGATCAACAGCTTGGTCATTCTCTTCAATATCGGGCTGATCATCCTCGCGGTGCAGATCTCACTGCGCCGACAGCTCACTCGCGTCTGA
- a CDS encoding phosphatidylserine synthase → MSAGATKLVLNHETYSEVLQGIIPGARRMLWIVTADIKDLHTSDGGSFVPLLKVLADKLDEGVEIRLIHAKEPGPRFREDFDKYPQFLQSDRFERLLCPRMHMKCIIADGREAYIGSANLTGAGLGAKSQHRRNFEAGIVTEDRQMIAGLMEFLDAFYLGDHCLKCQRRDVCPDPIA, encoded by the coding sequence ATGTCTGCTGGAGCCACCAAACTCGTCCTGAATCACGAAACCTACTCGGAGGTGCTGCAGGGCATCATCCCAGGAGCGAGGCGGATGCTATGGATCGTCACCGCCGACATCAAAGACCTGCATACCAGTGATGGCGGTAGCTTCGTGCCGCTCCTGAAGGTGCTCGCGGATAAGCTCGATGAGGGAGTCGAAATCCGCCTCATTCACGCCAAGGAGCCGGGGCCGCGCTTTCGCGAGGATTTCGACAAATACCCGCAGTTCCTCCAAAGTGACCGCTTTGAGCGACTTCTCTGCCCACGGATGCACATGAAGTGCATCATCGCGGATGGACGTGAGGCCTACATCGGCTCCGCAAACCTCACTGGTGCAGGATTGGGGGCCAAAAGTCAGCATAGACGGAATTTTGAAGCCGGAATCGTCACGGAGGATCGCCAGATGATCGCTGGCTTGATGGAGTTCCTCGATGCCTTTTACCTCGGTGATCACTGTCTCAAATGCCAGCGGCGTGATGTATGCCCTGATCCTATCGCATGA
- a CDS encoding SDR family oxidoreductase has protein sequence MTPKALITGGAGDLAQQIRIELLSAGWEVLSPGREELDVSDASSVKAYFGQIDRLDLLINNAGLFIDKPFVSMKEEDFTQVLDVCLRGAFLCSQAAIKLMSQQREGHIIHIGSFSALTGPVGQSNYAAAKAGIIALSQSIALEYGSWNVRSNCVLPGFLDTKMTRHLLSDSVFRDQLLARHALGRISTVADAARMIVFLHSMSHVSGQVFQLDSRISPWE, from the coding sequence ATGACTCCCAAAGCACTCATCACAGGCGGTGCGGGGGATCTCGCGCAGCAAATCCGCATCGAGCTCCTTTCCGCCGGTTGGGAGGTGCTATCCCCAGGACGCGAGGAGCTGGATGTGAGTGATGCCTCCTCAGTGAAGGCCTATTTTGGTCAGATCGACCGACTGGACCTTCTCATCAACAATGCGGGACTCTTTATCGATAAACCCTTCGTTTCCATGAAGGAGGAAGATTTCACCCAAGTGCTCGATGTCTGCCTACGAGGGGCTTTTTTATGCTCGCAGGCAGCTATAAAGCTCATGTCTCAGCAGCGTGAGGGCCACATCATCCACATCGGCTCATTTTCCGCTCTCACTGGCCCGGTGGGGCAATCCAATTATGCAGCGGCCAAAGCCGGGATCATCGCCCTGAGTCAGAGCATCGCTCTAGAATATGGATCATGGAATGTGCGGTCGAATTGCGTCCTGCCCGGCTTCCTCGACACCAAAATGACGCGGCACCTGCTGTCTGATTCGGTATTTCGTGATCAACTGCTCGCCCGACATGCATTGGGCCGCATCAGCACAGTGGCAGATGCGGCCCGAATGATTGTTTTCCTACACAGCATGTCTCACGTGAGCGGCCAAGTCTTCCAGCTCGATAGCCGGATCAGCCCCTGGGAATGA
- a CDS encoding PEP-CTERM sorting domain-containing protein has product MSGNFSNVTWEGTNLGSMSGNFSVQIAWQDANSNGIPWSVDSGLDAIVFDTEPGDFLAAGTASITGATAPSGYYFCGLKTLICVNLSSTLESEISVASGKGERLYYGFGTKGEYYEVAYSASKTYTLDETITTTENLSFFYSNDGGTTKTEFTRGLDFDTGIKIGGCVCAVPEPSGAVLLASVGLVLIVRRRRHLR; this is encoded by the coding sequence ATGTCTGGCAATTTCTCAAATGTGACTTGGGAAGGAACCAATCTGGGCTCTATGAGCGGCAATTTCTCGGTCCAAATAGCCTGGCAAGACGCTAATTCTAATGGTATCCCGTGGTCAGTGGACAGCGGTCTCGATGCCATCGTCTTTGATACTGAACCTGGCGACTTCTTGGCAGCAGGAACAGCCAGCATCACAGGAGCTACCGCTCCCTCCGGTTACTATTTCTGCGGTTTGAAGACTTTGATCTGTGTGAATCTATCTTCGACCTTGGAAAGCGAAATCAGTGTCGCCAGTGGCAAAGGAGAAAGGCTGTATTACGGCTTTGGCACCAAAGGAGAGTATTATGAAGTTGCTTACTCGGCTAGTAAAACCTACACCCTAGACGAAACTATCACCACCACCGAAAATTTGAGTTTCTTCTATTCGAATGACGGAGGTACAACAAAAACAGAGTTCACAAGAGGTCTCGATTTCGATACGGGCATCAAAATCGGTGGCTGCGTGTGTGCTGTTCCTGAGCCTTCCGGCGCGGTTCTGCTAGCCTCGGTTGGCCTGGTCCTCATCGTTCGCCGCCGCCGTCACTTGCGCTGA